The following proteins come from a genomic window of Microbacterium sp. JZ31:
- a CDS encoding BCCT family transporter: MTHPALIPGIGVEDTNRTFSTNWTVFGIAGALVLAVVIWGFAAPQSISDAGSASLGWVMENFGWLFSLLAIAVVVFMMVVGYGRTGGIRLGADDEAPEFSTVSWIAMLFSAGMGIGLLFWGPAEPLTYFLTVPPGFEAEAGSRDAMHLALAQSFLHWGPMAWAFYALVGGAIAYAAYRRGRAPLISAIFSPIFKERTEGWAGAIIDVFAIIVTLFGTAVTLGMGALQIARGAEFVTGIGPLGNGAIIAIVTVLTAAFVISAVSGIKRGIRILSNINMVIALVIGVLLFALGPALLLLNMVPASVSALFAELWTMLMRNPAQGEDAATFVNSWTNYYWAWWISWTPFVGMFIAKISRGRTLREFITVVIVVPAVVCIVWFGVMGGSAMYFDELTGTVGQAMADGGTEAVLFAVLDQLPIGLLLSVLAMISIVLFFVTSADSAAIVMGSMSQRGKPEPSTWVTITWGVLLGAAALALLLAGGETALSGLQSIMVVTALPFAVIVIGIMIAWARELATDPYIMRRRFARAAIAQGVRLGIEEHGDDFVFGATEVAPDQGAGAAIDTEDPSLVEWYTTATEQIDVLTADDVNRTLEPGRVQRKGPDHPEHTASGEASLVVGEDRKKPERT, encoded by the coding sequence GTGACACACCCCGCCCTGATTCCCGGAATCGGCGTCGAGGACACCAACCGGACCTTCTCCACGAACTGGACCGTCTTCGGCATCGCGGGCGCCCTCGTCCTCGCGGTCGTGATCTGGGGATTCGCCGCGCCGCAGAGCATCAGCGACGCCGGATCCGCCTCGCTGGGCTGGGTCATGGAGAACTTCGGTTGGCTGTTCTCGCTGCTCGCGATCGCGGTCGTCGTCTTCATGATGGTCGTCGGATACGGACGCACGGGCGGCATCCGGCTGGGCGCCGATGACGAGGCGCCCGAGTTCTCCACGGTCTCGTGGATCGCGATGCTGTTCTCGGCAGGCATGGGCATCGGCCTGCTGTTCTGGGGACCGGCCGAGCCGCTGACGTACTTCCTCACGGTGCCGCCGGGCTTCGAGGCGGAGGCGGGCTCGCGTGACGCGATGCACCTCGCGCTCGCGCAGTCGTTCCTGCACTGGGGCCCGATGGCCTGGGCGTTCTACGCGCTGGTGGGCGGCGCGATCGCGTACGCCGCGTACCGCCGCGGCCGTGCGCCCCTGATCTCGGCGATCTTCTCGCCCATCTTCAAGGAGCGCACCGAGGGGTGGGCCGGCGCGATCATCGACGTGTTCGCGATCATCGTGACCCTGTTCGGCACGGCCGTCACGCTCGGCATGGGCGCGCTGCAGATCGCCCGCGGCGCCGAATTCGTCACGGGGATCGGCCCGCTCGGCAACGGCGCGATCATCGCGATCGTGACGGTCCTGACCGCCGCCTTCGTGATCTCGGCGGTCTCGGGCATCAAGCGCGGCATCCGCATCCTGTCCAACATCAACATGGTCATCGCCCTGGTGATCGGCGTGCTGCTGTTCGCGCTCGGGCCCGCGCTGCTCCTGCTGAACATGGTGCCCGCGTCGGTCTCGGCGCTCTTCGCGGAGCTGTGGACGATGCTCATGCGCAATCCCGCGCAGGGCGAGGACGCGGCCACCTTCGTCAACAGCTGGACCAACTACTACTGGGCGTGGTGGATCTCCTGGACGCCGTTCGTCGGCATGTTCATCGCGAAGATCTCGCGCGGCCGCACGCTGCGCGAGTTCATCACCGTCGTGATCGTCGTTCCCGCCGTCGTGTGCATCGTCTGGTTCGGCGTCATGGGCGGCTCGGCCATGTACTTCGACGAGCTCACGGGCACGGTCGGCCAGGCGATGGCCGACGGCGGCACGGAGGCCGTGCTGTTCGCGGTGCTCGACCAGTTGCCGATCGGTCTCCTGCTCTCGGTGCTGGCGATGATCTCGATCGTGCTGTTCTTCGTGACGTCGGCCGACTCGGCCGCGATCGTCATGGGATCCATGAGCCAGCGCGGCAAGCCCGAGCCGTCGACGTGGGTCACGATCACGTGGGGCGTGCTGCTCGGCGCCGCGGCGCTCGCGCTGCTGCTGGCGGGTGGCGAGACTGCGCTGTCCGGCCTGCAGTCGATCATGGTCGTCACGGCGCTGCCGTTCGCCGTGATCGTGATCGGCATCATGATCGCGTGGGCCCGGGAGCTCGCGACGGATCCGTACATCATGCGGCGGCGCTTCGCCCGCGCGGCCATCGCGCAGGGCGTGCGCCTGGGCATCGAGGAGCACGGCGACGACTTCGTGTTCGGGGCGACCGAGGTCGCGCCGGATCAGGGCGCCGGTGCCGCGATCGACACCGAGGACCCGTCGCTCGTCGAGTGGTACACGACCGCGACCGAGCAGATCGACGTGCTGACGGCGGACGACGTCAACCGCACGCTCGAGCCGGGGCGCGTCCAGCGGAAGGGGCCGGATCACCCGGAGCACACCGCGTCGGGTGAGGCGTCGCTCGTGGTCGGCGAGGACCGGAAGAAGCCAGAGCGCACCTGA